A region of Lepus europaeus isolate LE1 chromosome 2, mLepTim1.pri, whole genome shotgun sequence DNA encodes the following proteins:
- the POLR2H gene encoding DNA-directed RNA polymerases I, II, and III subunit RPABC3 isoform X1, which yields MAGILFEDIFDVKDIDPEGKKFDRVSRLHCESESFKMDLILDVNIQIYPVDLGDKFRLVIASTLYEDGTLDDGEYNPTDDRPSRADQFEYVMYGKVYRIEGDETSTEAATRLSAYVSYGGLLMRLQGDANNLHGFEVDSRVYLLMKKLAF from the exons ATGGCGGGCATCCTGTTTGAGGACATTTTCGATGTGAAAGACATTGACCCGGAAGGCAAGAAGTTTGACCGAG tGTCTCGACTGCATTGTGAGAGCGAATCTTTCAAGATGGACCTCATCTTAGATGTAAACATTCAGATTTACCCTGTGGACCTGG GTGACAAGTTCCGGTTGGTCATAGCTAGTACCTTGTATGAAGACGGGACCCTGGATGATGGGGAATACAACCCTACAGATGACAGGCCTTCCCG GGCTGACCAGTTTGAGTATGTAATGTATGGGAAGGTATACAGGATCGAGGGAGACGAAACATCTACAGAAGCAGCCACACGCCT CTCTGCCTATGTGTCCTATGGGGGCCTTCTCATGAGGCTGCAGGGGGATGCCAACAACCTGCATGGATTCGAAGTGGATTCCAGAGTGTATCTGCTGATGAAGAAGCTGGCCTTCTGA
- the POLR2H gene encoding DNA-directed RNA polymerases I, II, and III subunit RPABC3 isoform X2: MAGILFEDIFDVKDIDPEGKKFDRVSRLHCESESFKMDLILDVNIQIYPVDLGDKFRLVIASTLYEDGTLDDGEYNPTDDRPSRADQFEYVMYGKVYRIEGDETSTEAATRLLGWRAAECWLLQTSASRAWDLLFQLCLCVLWGPSHEAAGGCQQPAWIRSGFQSVSADEEAGLLNLVGSQACCSLLRSWTVWTVCKPAQPWLLSARSGRAGPVYSGCIFSCSGLTEKQPCL, translated from the exons ATGGCGGGCATCCTGTTTGAGGACATTTTCGATGTGAAAGACATTGACCCGGAAGGCAAGAAGTTTGACCGAG tGTCTCGACTGCATTGTGAGAGCGAATCTTTCAAGATGGACCTCATCTTAGATGTAAACATTCAGATTTACCCTGTGGACCTGG GTGACAAGTTCCGGTTGGTCATAGCTAGTACCTTGTATGAAGACGGGACCCTGGATGATGGGGAATACAACCCTACAGATGACAGGCCTTCCCG GGCTGACCAGTTTGAGTATGTAATGTATGGGAAGGTATACAGGATCGAGGGAGACGAAACATCTACAGAAGCAGCCACACGCCT GCTGGGCTGGAGAGCtgctgagtgctggctgctccagacCTCAGCCTCACGGGCCTGGGACCTTCTGTTTCAGCTCTGCCTATGTGTCCTATGGGGGCCTTCTCATGAGGCTGCAGGGGGATGCCAACAACCTGCATGGATTCGAAGTGGATTCCAGAGTGTATCTGCTGATGAAGAAGCTGGCCTTCTGAACCTCGTGGGAAGCCAGGCTTGCTGCTCACTCCTGAGGTCGTGGACGGTGTGGACGGTGTGCAAGCCTGCGCAGCCGTGGCTGCTGTCCGCCCGTTCGGGAAGGGCTGGCCCTGTCTACTCTGGGTGCATCTTTAGCTGCTCTGGACTCACTGAGAAACAGCCTTGCCTGTGA
- the THPO gene encoding thrombopoietin isoform X2, with amino-acid sequence MVVTELLLVVMLLLTARLTLSSPAPPACDPRLLNKLLRDAHVLHGRLSQCPDVNPLSTPVLLPAVDFSLGEWKTQTEQTKAQDILGAVTLLLEAVMAARRQLEPTCLSSLLGQLSGQVRLLLGALQGLLGTQLPPQSRTTAHKDPNAIFVSFQQLLRGKVRFLLLVAGPTLCVRRAPPTAAVPGSTPLFLTPNKLPNRTSGSLETSSRVTARTTGAGLLNRLRGLRAKIPGLLNQTLDRVPGHPNRTHGPLGGTHGLSPGPSASTLGASVIPPETSDAGSLPPSFQPGFSPSPTHPPPPWYTLFSPAPAPPSHMVQLQPLRPDRPATTANPGSPVPVATHPQNLSPGG; translated from the exons ATGGTGGTGACTG AGTTGCTCCTCGTGGTCATGCTTCTGCTAACTGCAAGACTCACTctgtccagcccagctcctcctgcCTGTGACCCCCGACTCCTAAATAAACTGCTTCGTGACGCCCATGTCCTCCACGGCAGACTG AGCCAGTGCCCAGACGTTAACCCTTTGTCCACACCTGTCCTGCTGCCTGCTGTAGACTTTAGCTTGGGAGAATGGAAGACCCAGACG gagcagacCAAGGCCCAGGACATTCTGGGAGCAGTGACCCTTCTGCTGGAGGCAGTGATGGCAGCACGGCGACAGCTGGAAcccacctgcctctcctccctgctgGGACAGCTTTCGGGACAGGTCCGCCtcctccttggggccctgcagggcCTACTTGGAACCCAG CTTCCTCCACAGAGCAGGACCACAGCTCACAAGGATCCCAATGCCATCTTCGTGAGCTTCCAGCAACTGCTCCGAGGAAAGGTGCGTTTCCTGCTGCTCGTAGCAGGGCCCACGCTGTGTGTCAGGCGGGCCCCACCCACTGCCGCTGTCCCAGGCAGCACCCCTCTATTCCTCACACCAAACAAGCTCCCAAACAGGACTTCTGGATCGCTGGAGACCAGCTCCAGGGTCACAGCCAGAACTACTGGCGCTGGACTTCTGAACAGGCTGCGGGGACTCAGGGCCAAGATTCCTGGTCTGCTAAACCAAACCCTGGACCGAGTCCCTGGACATCCGAACAGGACACACGGACCCCTGGGTGGAACTCACGGACTCTCTCCTGGGCCCTCAGCCAGCACCCTGGGAGCCTCGGTCATTCCCCCAGAGACTTCGGACGcaggttccctgccacccagcttCCAGCCGGGATTCTCTCCTTCCCcaacccatcctcctcctccatggTACACACTCTtctctcctgccccagccccgcccagccacatggtccagctccagcccctgcgtCCTGACCGTCCAGCTACCACAGCCAACCCTGGTAGTCCTGTGCCGGTTGCAACCCACCCTCAGAATCTGTCGCCGGGAGGGTGA
- the THPO gene encoding thrombopoietin isoform X1, which translates to MAPGRTQRRGPTQGATPARPAGQNGGDCPAPPACDPRLLNKLLRDAHVLHGRLSQCPDVNPLSTPVLLPAVDFSLGEWKTQTEQTKAQDILGAVTLLLEAVMAARRQLEPTCLSSLLGQLSGQVRLLLGALQGLLGTQLPPQSRTTAHKDPNAIFVSFQQLLRGKVRFLLLVAGPTLCVRRAPPTAAVPGSTPLFLTPNKLPNRTSGSLETSSRVTARTTGAGLLNRLRGLRAKIPGLLNQTLDRVPGHPNRTHGPLGGTHGLSPGPSASTLGASVIPPETSDAGSLPPSFQPGFSPSPTHPPPPWYTLFSPAPAPPSHMVQLQPLRPDRPATTANPGSPVPVATHPQNLSPGG; encoded by the exons ATGGCCCCAGGAAGGACTCAGCGGAGAGGCCCCACTCAGGGAGCCACTCCAGCCAGACCCGCTGGCCAGAATGGTGGTGACTG cccagctcctcctgcCTGTGACCCCCGACTCCTAAATAAACTGCTTCGTGACGCCCATGTCCTCCACGGCAGACTG AGCCAGTGCCCAGACGTTAACCCTTTGTCCACACCTGTCCTGCTGCCTGCTGTAGACTTTAGCTTGGGAGAATGGAAGACCCAGACG gagcagacCAAGGCCCAGGACATTCTGGGAGCAGTGACCCTTCTGCTGGAGGCAGTGATGGCAGCACGGCGACAGCTGGAAcccacctgcctctcctccctgctgGGACAGCTTTCGGGACAGGTCCGCCtcctccttggggccctgcagggcCTACTTGGAACCCAG CTTCCTCCACAGAGCAGGACCACAGCTCACAAGGATCCCAATGCCATCTTCGTGAGCTTCCAGCAACTGCTCCGAGGAAAGGTGCGTTTCCTGCTGCTCGTAGCAGGGCCCACGCTGTGTGTCAGGCGGGCCCCACCCACTGCCGCTGTCCCAGGCAGCACCCCTCTATTCCTCACACCAAACAAGCTCCCAAACAGGACTTCTGGATCGCTGGAGACCAGCTCCAGGGTCACAGCCAGAACTACTGGCGCTGGACTTCTGAACAGGCTGCGGGGACTCAGGGCCAAGATTCCTGGTCTGCTAAACCAAACCCTGGACCGAGTCCCTGGACATCCGAACAGGACACACGGACCCCTGGGTGGAACTCACGGACTCTCTCCTGGGCCCTCAGCCAGCACCCTGGGAGCCTCGGTCATTCCCCCAGAGACTTCGGACGcaggttccctgccacccagcttCCAGCCGGGATTCTCTCCTTCCCcaacccatcctcctcctccatggTACACACTCTtctctcctgccccagccccgcccagccacatggtccagctccagcccctgcgtCCTGACCGTCCAGCTACCACAGCCAACCCTGGTAGTCCTGTGCCGGTTGCAACCCACCCTCAGAATCTGTCGCCGGGAGGGTGA
- the THPO gene encoding thrombopoietin isoform X4, whose protein sequence is MVVTELLLVVMLLLTARLTLSSPAPPACDPRLLNKLLRDAHVLHGRLSQCPDVNPLSTPVLLPAVDFSLGEWKTQTEQTKAQDILGAVTLLLEAVMAARRQLEPTCLSSLLGQLSGQVRLLLGALQGLLGTQLPPQSRTTAHKDPNAIFVSFQQLLRGKDFWIAGDQLQGHSQNYWRWTSEQAAGTQGQDSWSAKPNPGPSPWTSEQDTRTPGWNSRTLSWALSQHPGSLGHSPRDFGRRFPATQLPAGILSFPNPSSSSMVHTLLSCPSPAQPHGPAPAPAS, encoded by the exons ATGGTGGTGACTG AGTTGCTCCTCGTGGTCATGCTTCTGCTAACTGCAAGACTCACTctgtccagcccagctcctcctgcCTGTGACCCCCGACTCCTAAATAAACTGCTTCGTGACGCCCATGTCCTCCACGGCAGACTG AGCCAGTGCCCAGACGTTAACCCTTTGTCCACACCTGTCCTGCTGCCTGCTGTAGACTTTAGCTTGGGAGAATGGAAGACCCAGACG gagcagacCAAGGCCCAGGACATTCTGGGAGCAGTGACCCTTCTGCTGGAGGCAGTGATGGCAGCACGGCGACAGCTGGAAcccacctgcctctcctccctgctgGGACAGCTTTCGGGACAGGTCCGCCtcctccttggggccctgcagggcCTACTTGGAACCCAG CTTCCTCCACAGAGCAGGACCACAGCTCACAAGGATCCCAATGCCATCTTCGTGAGCTTCCAGCAACTGCTCCGAGGAAAG GACTTCTGGATCGCTGGAGACCAGCTCCAGGGTCACAGCCAGAACTACTGGCGCTGGACTTCTGAACAGGCTGCGGGGACTCAGGGCCAAGATTCCTGGTCTGCTAAACCAAACCCTGGACCGAGTCCCTGGACATCCGAACAGGACACACGGACCCCTGGGTGGAACTCACGGACTCTCTCCTGGGCCCTCAGCCAGCACCCTGGGAGCCTCGGTCATTCCCCCAGAGACTTCGGACGcaggttccctgccacccagcttCCAGCCGGGATTCTCTCCTTCCCcaacccatcctcctcctccatggTACACACTCTtctctcctgccccagccccgcccagccacatggtccagctccagcccctgcgtCCTGA
- the THPO gene encoding thrombopoietin isoform X3: protein MAPGRTQRRGPTQGATPARPAGQNGGDCPAPPACDPRLLNKLLRDAHVLHGRLSQCPDVNPLSTPVLLPAVDFSLGEWKTQTEQTKAQDILGAVTLLLEAVMAARRQLEPTCLSSLLGQLSGQVRLLLGALQGLLGTQLPPQSRTTAHKDPNAIFVSFQQLLRGKDFWIAGDQLQGHSQNYWRWTSEQAAGTQGQDSWSAKPNPGPSPWTSEQDTRTPGWNSRTLSWALSQHPGSLGHSPRDFGRRFPATQLPAGILSFPNPSSSSMVHTLLSCPSPAQPHGPAPAPAS, encoded by the exons ATGGCCCCAGGAAGGACTCAGCGGAGAGGCCCCACTCAGGGAGCCACTCCAGCCAGACCCGCTGGCCAGAATGGTGGTGACTG cccagctcctcctgcCTGTGACCCCCGACTCCTAAATAAACTGCTTCGTGACGCCCATGTCCTCCACGGCAGACTG AGCCAGTGCCCAGACGTTAACCCTTTGTCCACACCTGTCCTGCTGCCTGCTGTAGACTTTAGCTTGGGAGAATGGAAGACCCAGACG gagcagacCAAGGCCCAGGACATTCTGGGAGCAGTGACCCTTCTGCTGGAGGCAGTGATGGCAGCACGGCGACAGCTGGAAcccacctgcctctcctccctgctgGGACAGCTTTCGGGACAGGTCCGCCtcctccttggggccctgcagggcCTACTTGGAACCCAG CTTCCTCCACAGAGCAGGACCACAGCTCACAAGGATCCCAATGCCATCTTCGTGAGCTTCCAGCAACTGCTCCGAGGAAAG GACTTCTGGATCGCTGGAGACCAGCTCCAGGGTCACAGCCAGAACTACTGGCGCTGGACTTCTGAACAGGCTGCGGGGACTCAGGGCCAAGATTCCTGGTCTGCTAAACCAAACCCTGGACCGAGTCCCTGGACATCCGAACAGGACACACGGACCCCTGGGTGGAACTCACGGACTCTCTCCTGGGCCCTCAGCCAGCACCCTGGGAGCCTCGGTCATTCCCCCAGAGACTTCGGACGcaggttccctgccacccagcttCCAGCCGGGATTCTCTCCTTCCCcaacccatcctcctcctccatggTACACACTCTtctctcctgccccagccccgcccagccacatggtccagctccagcccctgcgtCCTGA